The Hahella sp. HNIBRBA332 genome window below encodes:
- a CDS encoding zinc-ribbon domain-containing protein: MFKKSGLQRRKEIKAARLERAKRSEVDVYSEVVPKGALPANTEILREINPLERLPNFYIDRHFICKDCESHEIWTAKQQKWWYEIARGSIASKAVRCRSCRYKEKRRKEEARRVHLEGLARKYNK; this comes from the coding sequence ATGTTTAAAAAAAGTGGGTTACAGAGAAGAAAAGAAATAAAGGCCGCACGCTTGGAGAGGGCCAAGCGATCGGAGGTGGATGTTTATTCAGAAGTCGTCCCGAAAGGTGCGTTGCCTGCAAATACGGAAATTCTGAGGGAGATAAATCCTTTGGAGCGTTTGCCAAACTTTTATATAGACCGTCATTTCATATGTAAGGACTGTGAAAGTCACGAGATATGGACGGCAAAGCAACAGAAGTGGTGGTATGAAATTGCCAGAGGAAGTATCGCATCAAAAGCTGTACGATGCCGGTCGTGTCGTTACAAAGAAAAACGTAGGAAAGAGGAGGCCAGGAGGGTCCATCTTGAAGGTTTGGCAAGAAAATATAACAAGTAG